A window of the Lolium perenne isolate Kyuss_39 chromosome 7, Kyuss_2.0, whole genome shotgun sequence genome harbors these coding sequences:
- the LOC127312674 gene encoding uncharacterized protein, with the protein MRAGDSSRMERPPVQPDYQPRHHHHGRTSAEADDRRRHRKTPRIRDDNEQRSSGWVWLAVILCTLLMIGVIVAGATVFAVYLIYKPKMPYMVVTDARLGRLVYTPADGVIRDIQVNIGVLARNTNSKADATFSNFDITVGFHGADLALLRARQFTVARDRSVPLPYDVVSGGARLNAAGMQAMEGAIRAGVLPLDVFGKARTRWKMGIFLRVQFWTRISCRLYFNYPGNGTAWPIDRHTCRSRSP; encoded by the coding sequence ATGAGGGCCGGGGACAGCAGCAGGATGGAGAGGCCGCCGGTGCAGCCGGACTACCAgccccgccaccaccaccacgggAGGACATCGGCGGAGGCGGACGACCGCCGCCGCCACAGGAAGACGCCGCGGATCCGGGACGACAACGAGCAGAGAAGCTCCGGGTGGGTGTGGCTGGCGGTGATCCTCTGCACGCTGCTGATGATCGGCGTGATCGTGGCGGGCGCCACCGTGTTCGCCGTCTACCTCATCTACAAGCCCAAGATGCCGTACATGGTGGTCACGGACGCACGCCTCGGCCGGCTCGTCTACACCCCGGCCGACGGCGTCATCCGCGACATCCAGGTCAACATCGGCGTGCTGGCCCGGAACACCAACTCCAAGGCGGACGCCACCTTCTCCAACTTCGACATCACCGTCGGGTTCCATGGCGCCGACCTCGCGCTGCTGAGGGCCAGGCAGTTCACCGTCGCGCGCGACAGGTCCGTGCCGCTGCCGTACGACGTGGTGTCAGGCGGCGCGAGGCTGAACGCCGCCGGGATGCAGGCCATGGAGGGGGCGATCAGGGCCGGGGTGCTGCCCCTCGACGTCTTCGGCAAGGCGCGGACGAGGTGGAAGATGGGGATCTTCCTCCGGGTGCAGTTCTGGACGCGCATCTCCTGCCGTCTCTACTTCAACTACCCCGGCAATGGCACCGCCTGGCCCATCGACCGCCACACCTGCCGCTCCAGGTCGCCGTAG